A window from Cryptomeria japonica chromosome 1, Sugi_1.0, whole genome shotgun sequence encodes these proteins:
- the LOC131857439 gene encoding uncharacterized protein LOC131857439, with product MGFQVDPGDGSQASRGLVMGATKRACLNGATNNCWAALFGVKLIGKSSFPPISITCDKASGKVALSIPDQVIDHNVDVMALTLVGKFTRPRHNIDSVRVFVSQRWKIKGQVEVSALPQSFFSFAFSCVEDIMTILCVCPWIMGRSSLTLKKWSLNMDMFDAFFETILVWVKLSGLPLEYWHEDIFKGIVGVFGELLSIDPMTMATKRMVYSRICVGVSRSKDIPSSVELVSKLGMLVQTIEFESLPFIFFLCKKAGHWAKKCPQNPKMDSNKGTNVWKPKIVEDDTQIKIGGFVHQKGLDGSHETNNMAKMMR from the coding sequence ATGGGTTTTCAAGTGGACCCAGGGGATGGGTCACAGGCTTCTCGAGGTCTTGTCATGGGGGCAACGAAACGGGCCTGTTTGAATGGAGCCACGAATAATTGTTGGGCTGCATTATTTGGGGTTAAGTTGATTGGAAAGTCCTCTTTTCCACCTATTTCTATTACTTGTGATAAGGCTAGTGGAAAGGTTGCTTTGTCTATCCCAGACCAGGTGATTGATCACAACGTCGATGTTATGGCACTCACCCTTGTTGGAAAGTTCACGAGACCTAGACACAACATAGACTCAGTTAGGGTCTTTGTTAGTCAAAGGTGGAAGATTAAAGGGCAAGTTGAGGTTTCAGCTCTCCCTCAAAGTTTTTTCTCCTTTGCATTCTCATGTGTTGAGGATATCATGACTATTCTTTGTGTTTGTCCATGGATTATGGGGAGATCCTCCTTAACCCTTAAGAAGTGGAGTCTGAATATGGATATGTTTGATGCCTTTTTTGAAACCATTCTTGTATGGGTTAAGCTGTCAGGGCTTCCGTTGGAATACTGGCATGAAGATATTTTTAAGGGCATTGTTGGAGTGTTTGGTGAACTTCTATCGATTGACCCTATGACGATGGCTACGAAAAGAATGGTCTATTCTAGGATTTGTGTGGGGGTTTCTAGATCTAAGGATATTCCTTCGTCAGTTGAGCTGGTGTCAAAGTTGGGAATGCTAGTTCAAACTATTGAGTTTGAATCATTaccttttattttcttcttgtgtAAAAAGGCAGGCCATTGGGCAAAGAAATGTCCTCAGAACCCTAAGATGGATTCTAATAAAGGAACTAATGTCTGGAAACCCAAAATTGTGGAAGATGATACCCAGATTAAGATTGGTGGTTTTGTGCACCAGAAAGGGCTTGATGGAAGCCACGAAACCAATAACATGGCCAAAATGATGAGGTGA